In Thermomicrobiales bacterium, the genomic stretch AGCGAGCAGTTGCAGCCGGTGCAATGGCTGGGGGTGGTCTGCTCGATCGCGGGGGTAGCGGCGGTCTTCGCGGAAAGCGGTTTGCATTTCGCGGACGGACGCTCGGCGATGATCGGAAATGGGCTGATGGTGGTGGTGGCGCTGGTGGGCGCGGTCTACAGCGTGGCCGCGCGGCCAATCCTGATGCGCTATGGCGCGCCTCCGGTGACCGCGCTGGCCATGCTGGCCGGAGCGGCGTTGCTCTGCCTGCCGGCGTTCTTCCGGGGGGTCACCCGGGAGGTAGCCGATGCGCCGGCCTCGACCAATGCGCTGGTGCTTTATCTGGCCATTCCCGGCGGAGCGCTGGCGTTCTTCCTCGCGTCGTTTGCCCTGTCACGGCTTTCGGCCACGCAGGCGTCGATCTATATCAATCTCAATCCCCTGGTTGCGACCATCCTGGCAGCGTTGTTGCTGGGCGAGACGTTGACCTGGTGGTTCGCATTGGGGTTCTTGCTGGTGGTGATCGGGTTGCTGCTGGCGAACCTGCCTCGCATGCGGAGCACTCGCCAGGCGACGGGCGCGCAGACCGCGCGGTCATAACCGCCAGTCGACAGACGTTTGCCCGGTTCAGGGTGGAGCGGCGCTACGGTGCGATACGAACCGCGTCCACCGTGCCGGAGATCGAAGCGGCCTGATTGCCCGCGGGGTCGAGAATAGCCACGGTGAACGTGCCCGAGAACGATGCTCCCTCGCTCGCAACCGTGACCGTTGCTGAAATGGCATGCGAGCCGATGGAATTGCCGTTTTCGTCGACGCCGAGGGTTTCGAACGCCATCTCGACCTTTCCCGGCTGAACTTCCTTCCAGGAGCCAAATGCCGTTGTGAAAAATTCCAGCCTGTGCGCCGATCCTGGAGGAGCCACAAGTGGAGAAGGAAGCACATTGAGGACGACGCCATCGCTCGAGAAGGTCGTCAGGTTGAGATGGTGTGCGCCATCGATC encodes the following:
- a CDS encoding DMT family transporter, giving the protein MKLSPVVEGNLAAFVGSCLLGAAVVATRQVVDEIAPLNLAFLRYAIGGAFLAALVAILRPGELTLPRAELPKIAALGALMYALFPFLFNTSLRYTTASRGAVILALMPLFTAVLGAFARSEQLQPVQWLGVVCSIAGVAAVFAESGLHFADGRSAMIGNGLMVVVALVGAVYSVAARPILMRYGAPPVTALAMLAGAALLCLPAFFRGVTREVADAPASTNALVLYLAIPGGALAFFLASFALSRLSATQASIYINLNPLVATILAALLLGETLTWWFALGFLLVVIGLLLANLPRMRSTRQATGAQTARS